ATCTTATAAAGTAGGCCGATgattccgaaaatttgcatatggccataactttttattctgaataaaatttcttagtaacattttaccatactgtacacagaaaaggtactttacctgacaCACAAGAAGTATTCGCTTCAGTGTCAACACTCacttaaacttttaaaacttgaaaatatgtttaaaattagtctttaactAAGCAGGGCGgaaccccaaaagatgacaattaatatcgaaaaaaatttacattttataagagttgtttcacctatccggggacacactgtagattactgttattagttaaattttcttaataagcaatttttacatgttttcaaaaattttctgatacaagggtactaaaattttacgtcatcgtaaagagaaaagaaatctctatcaaatgagcctaacgaaagggtacattgccatttaaaaaacttcaagtgttattcgttgctcatttgttttctgaaataaaaacaattgaatgctgtcttattatggcaaataaaatattaaacaacttttgtataaaatgtttttttataaagttgatacctatcaagatatatactatattccatacataatgggcacctgtataatatggattgagccaacgagagagatagcttgcgcaaggtgatcgaaccgagatagacatagaagcgtactgacatataatgggcgtgcgttaattttggcggtaaatttaaaacaaaattaataaatgaaaaaagaaaaaaaaataaaataaaataaaatttccttattatttataatacttacaggtgatgtgaaactgtattatcgcgaactttgcacacgaaacaatacatttttaaacataacggtgtgactggctgtgacacaacaaaacgataaacgtcaggtttgacacttttgtgcgcatgcgcccgtctgtttagtaccgttttatgtctatctttgttacactttcacattatcgctttccatctgcgtctattcaccttgagccacatttttgttagtagatatattcagttagctcaatccatattatatatactCAAAGTATGGAACCAATTCAAATTGttacattgacaactagaaaaattaatgacccaatgtcaccaacttgaactggatccataaaatgttactaaaatctcattacagcatcgtttgctgtaaggagtctcattacagtaCCCctttgagtactgtaatagctttcattatgatcgcgaattaaaaaaaatgtatattaaaaaacaagtttcgtaagacacgtttgaagtgcacgaattcaagttgaaaaacgagtggcgaaaccacgagttttttaatgaatgagtgctttaagtcttatgaaacgtgttttttatgctattctttgtaattcgcgtttttatccttttttttaacaaaaataaaataaattttgacaatgtagggaaataggtatgtagcagttggtaacaccgtaacacttgaaaatagaaatttgaattgacaattagaaactgtcaaaacacaaaatgtattcacctgaaaaaaacgtttcatgtacacctcccaaaataagagaaattgccagtgttcaatgtcctcattattgtggaccttgtttgtattcgatgctaagaacgtgtttaaacatccatagacaaaaattgtcacaactagaaaaattaatgacccaatgtcaccaacttgaactggttccataaaatgttactaaaaccTCATTACAGCAGTAAGGAGtgtcattacagcacccgtttgagtaccgTTTacagctttcattaccgtcgcgaattacaaaaaatagataACAGACTAAATATTAACTTACCCCGGAAAATGCGTCCTTTCCTAACACCATActcttttcatttctttatatGTTGCATCCCTGCAaaacaagtaaaaaaaaataattacccttttataacaaaagttataatttgaagcataaaaaatgtaaataaaattaaggttATGTCGTTAAGTGAGGTTATCTTTtacatcttcataaaaaaatttatttccatattCAATACaactaatacaaaaaaacttattttaagcTCCTTCTTTTATCATTCGAATACATCTTTGTACTTTAtccttatttttaatataccaTTTCATCCATTCGGCAACCTGCACATTACTCCGATCACCTTGAACCTCtaattgttgataataagcCTCTCTTATAATTCGAAAACAATGACTATTATGATATGGTAGGCAAGTGATTGGATCTATATATTTTGCAGGTAAACTacaagtaaattaattttaataaattacctttttaataactttgcTCCCACTTACTTTGTGATTgtgcatttaatttttttgggatAATTCggttttggttttaaattaaaaattttcgcaAAACTAACATCGTTAGGATCATTAGCGACACTAATAAAGGTACGTTCgtaaaatcgtttaatttcctttttatccTCATCTTCTTGTTTAGTTTCGTCAGAAATTTCTTCGATAATTGGAAACTTTAACGATTGATAGATAATAGTGGGgccattaaaaacttttttaaccgGTCTTCTTGATTTCTTTTCACTTTCAAGTCGTTGATATCTTTCGAGAGAttgcaaattttctttttccgtTATTTTAGCTTCTTCGAGGAGCTCTTCTTGAGTCGGCATCCAAGTTTCTTCCCTCGGTCGTTTTACTTTCCTTTTTTGCTCTAAATTTCTTACTTTTATTCTTTGT
This region of Onthophagus taurus isolate NC chromosome 3, IU_Otau_3.0, whole genome shotgun sequence genomic DNA includes:
- the LOC111416082 gene encoding vacuolar protein sorting-associated protein 72 homolog; translation: MQRERRANAGNRMSKLLNEEEECQDDFYKVNYGGFADTESDNEYEAEEEGEDIVDSDFSIDENDEPVSDNEDNESQPKKRRLVTKAYKEPVKQEVKQKPKIQKPKPVIQKIKLEDEYNLERVERKSIRKSTAAKSAATAQRIKVRNLEQKRKVKRPREETWMPTQEELLEEAKITEKENLQSLERYQRLESEKKSRRPVKKVFNGPTIIYQSLKFPIIEEISDETKQEDEDKKEIKRFYERTFISVANDPNDVSFAKIFNLKPKPNYPKKIKCTITNLPAKYIDPITCLPYHNSHCFRIIREAYYQQLEVQGDRSNVQVAEWMKWYIKNKDKVQRCIRMIKEGA